In Silurus meridionalis isolate SWU-2019-XX chromosome 19, ASM1480568v1, whole genome shotgun sequence, the DNA window CATCAACATCACCGTCCGCACAGGACAGATCCCCAGTGACCCGCCGCTCTTCTTCAGAGAGGCACTGCCTGTGGACTCGGCCGGGAGACAGGTCCTACCCAGGTCAGGTCCGGTAACGTCATTACAACgaagtaatatttttataatgtagcaaacttttttttttttttttttacaatatatctatttataacACATGCAGGAGATGCTATAAATGATTAAGCATAGggataataaatacatattttatttaaaatcttatttattattatatttaaacaaactgaaatatatataatgttattatagtataataaaatgtgtatgaTGATGGGGGGGGTGTAATTCCTGTGTCAGGCTGCAGGTGGTGCTGCTGCACGGTCAGGCTTTCACTTCCAGGACGTGGGAGGAGCTGGGCACACTCAGTCTGCTCGCCGCTAACCGCTACCAGGCCCTGGCTCTGGACCTGCCTGgtacacatgcacgcacacgcacaaacacacaaacacacacacacacacacacacacacacacacacacacacacacacacacacacacacaccactttctCTCAGTGTTTGAGACATGCACTGATATCCTCtggatatttgtttatttattagacGGTCATAgaacacctgagcataagtttggtatgttcttcttcttgatcatcctattccacatttagtctccatttgcgattataataagctccactcttctgagacgttttagattttggggtgtggttttgaatggtgttagtaaattcaggtagtgatgtaggagaggtgaggaggcctggggtacagttagcattcacattcatcctaaaggtgtacAGGAAActttccactccaactcatgaaCAGAAGAACTTCCTGGAGCTGGCTGTGTGCACAGGGGtgttgtcgtgctggaacaggtttgggtctcctagttcaactgaagggaaaatgtaatgaaattgtgtgcctccaggtatttggtaatagtttggagaagaaccacatctggctgatGGAGAattcaggtgtcctaatacaaTATCTTTGGATCTGTTTGTCTgattttcattctctctctgtctaggTTTTGGAAAGTCTCCAGCGTCTGAGTCGGTGAAGTCAGAGCAGAGTCGCGTGGATCTGTTGAAGCACTTCCTCGAGGCTCTGGGAGTTCGTGCTCCGGTTCTCATCAGTCCGTCTATGAGCGGTCACTATGCTCTGCCCTTCCTGCAGAGGTTCAACAGTCAGCTGCGAGCCTTCATCCCCATCGCACCTGTGGCCACACGGACGCTTACGCAACAGCAGTACCACGACATCCaggtgtctgtgtctgtgtgtgtgtgtgtgtgtgtgtgtgtgtgtgtgtgtgtgtgtgtttaatatactatggtttctatagcaacacaGGAACATGGACAGTGAAAGCTTCACGCAAAACAACTTGTGTTTAAGGAGACATTTAAGAAGGAGTCCAGTGTCAGCGCTTTGCAACATTAAGTGGTAAAACTGCAGCAAGcattataataatgtgtgtgtgtgtgtgtgtgtgtgtgtgtgtgtgtgtgtgtgtgtgtgtgtgttttcagactCCTACACTGATTGTGGTTGGAGAGTTGGACACTAATCTGGGCTCTCAGTCTCTGAAGAACCTGCAGCATCTTCCTCATCACTCAGTAGTGAAGCTGCCAGGAGCACGGCACGCCTGCTACATGGACAAACCACGAGAGTTCCACCAGgctcttctgcacttcctcaaCACACTCGAATAACACACTGGGGAGGGGGGCGgcttaataattatatatatatatatatatatatatatatatatatatatatatatatatatatataaaatataaaaatagatagatagcagtATTACGACAGTttaactttacagaaataatatGAAACACATGCATCATCACAGCTACAGTGCCATCTGTAAGAAAAaacactgtggtgtgtgtgtgtgtgtgtgtgtgagtgagttacACTGTGGAAGGGAACAATTGAGAAGAAGATAAACATTTCACCTCAGAGACTTTCAGTCAATTCGTCGTGAACGCACTGCTCGTTCGTGATCAGCGGAACCAGAGTCACTCTTATTCGTTAGGATTCACTCCGCCTCATAGGCTACGCCCCCTTTCTCCAACCCCAGGGTCCAGACTCGGTGTGAAATATGAAATGCAGATGACATCATGTATATAACCAGTGCTGAAGAACTTCAGACAATCTGAACCTGCAGCTCAGGGCTTTGTCTCTGACACCTGGTGGCGCTCttctctgtgtgtgcatgttaacACTTCTCGTGCTTTCCACTTTAACCCTGTTGCTTGTAGACACTTTACACTAATGCAGTGTTCTTCCACTCCgtgtgtgttgcattgtgacttatttatttccattattttattttatttgcgtgtgtgtgtgtgtgtgtacagtgtacagtccATTACATGTGGTTTCACCGCTTGTAAATAGAAAAGAGCTGAACAGTATTGACACTAAAAGGAATAATAAAAGTCTCCTTATCAGGATTTTACTTGATCaccatgtgtttttttcaccGGTCTCAGTGCTCCTGTTTTCACCCTTTTGAAATGTTAAAGGAGATTTACTTTACTACAGAACCACGAATTAATCAGCAGCAGATTACTAATTAACAGACCACTGTcagtttttataataataataatcatatagtAGATTAGAATGGGGTGTGTTACTGATATAATCTCTGACATCAGTACAGCAAACAGGTCTCCGTTTTCATGGAGGTCTTTGAATGGAGATGAACATCAACTACAAATGATTGTGATGTCGAAAGTCTGTGTAATGTGCTTATTATACATCTCTGgatttattctcctttttactATAAATAGGGGTGTCCTTGTTCAGATTAGTGATCATTCAGCTGAGAGTGAGATCAGACTGATTCCAGATGGTTCCAGGaggatccagttcatcccagagatgTTCAGTGTGGTTTCACAAGTCTGTGTATCTGTGACACTGTTGTGTGGTGTaaagcagtggtggatgaagtacacaaaccacgtggttgagttaaagtagagattcacTCTAAAATATtcctccagtaaaagtgtccctttaaacttcaAATATActaaagtatccaaagtactgatttattataactataatgttcctgttatgaTTTTTCTCACcctaatcaactcagtttatgtgaaaagactcgaatgatactctcagcacactgatctattaatattaatattatgttaaacactgattaatatctatttaaatgatcatgaacacttattttctgctacaataataaaatcatgCCCCTTTATAAGTCATCCGTGTGTCTTTACAGGCAGATATCCTGCTGATCTGGTGTGTGTCACCTGAAGTAGAGGTGGAACACAGGTCAGATTGGAGGTGAACTATGGAACAAGATGTTAATAAACAGTGTAAGAGTGGTGTTTTGTGTACAGTCCCTCCACAACATCATCATGTGTTCGAATGAAGACAGGAGGCCACAGTGAGGACGGGGAGATCATGGATGACTCGGTGATCGATTACTTTTCCTCGCCGTGTCCGGTTAAAAACAAACCCGGGCTCAGATCAAAACTCCAGCGCCCTACGTAGTATGACAAACTAGTAGGCTTAGAAACAGGAGTGAGGAACGCAGGAACATCTCCTACGTGTGTTTCCGAAGACTGATCTTCATTAGCAAAGACATTATAAAGCGAGAAGCTCGAGGTGTCGGTGTGTAAACAGCAGGAGAGTCGTGTACACTCGCCTACTACAGAGTATGAAGAAATAGTGCGGGTGTGTGGAGCTGTCCGGTTGCGAAACCACTGAAGATAAAAATCCCAACTTCTCCTTTCATCCAGAAGCATTCAAGAGTCTGCTGGTGCTGGCTGAATCTCCTgaccatcacatctacacaggTAAACCCCATCCTCGTCCTTGGATGTCGCGAACTAGCCAGATTAGCTAGCTAatactttattcatttatttatactatccttttttttaataagaatcTTCTAGAATAAACTCCTTTTTAGACTTCCACATGTTGAACCCCGAGGAGGACGTGAGGTGTTTTGAGGAAAATGGTGATCACTGGTCActtttcctgtttgctgtgAAACATCTGCGTGGCTCCAAATTCTGTAGTGTAAATTAGACACTTGAATCAGACGCATTGTGAGATTCGGCTTTATGGCTGTTCTCAGATCAGTTACTACTCTTAGTGTCGTTATTAAAAAATGCCAATAGAGCGGCGGACACTGACTCCAGATCAGATCCGCACATTTCTCCAAAAAGCAGGGGGGAGAACGTCATCATGAAACCAAGgccactttcttttcttttcgaATGCGTATAAAGTGTTTATAATCGGTTATAattggatttttattatttctaaaaaaaaaagtgtattttctgGCTTTATAAAAGAGAGATACAGCTGCGTAATCAGCAGACTTTTGTCGTTCCTGCAAAGCATTTAGGTTTctatttttaaagtaatatttgtttattatgatGTTAATATTTGTACTGCTGCATGTTCTGTAGTTAAAGATAAACATGCAGCCTGTCATGCTTCTGACCTTAATGATGAAACtgtagagggagagagaggagatgatcaTGTTAACAGGAATAATGAGTCgtgctttttaataaaaaggcaTGTACAGGACACAGGACAGTTTATATAAAGTGCTGACACAGCAACGGCAGTggttaatctgtgtgtgtgtgtgtgtgtgtgtgtgtgtgtgtgtgtgtgacctgtcAGCTCCTGCTGGTTAATCATCTCTGAGAGACAGAGGCATGTTGCCCGATCAGGATGGAGAGAAccttggaggaggaggaggaggaggaggaacaaGTGAAGAtccctctgtttctcttttcagGGAATATCTCCGTCTAAAGACGGTCCATCCAGAACCAGACTACGGTACTTCAGTTACAGATCGCTCACTCATTCACCTATTTACCAACTTATTcacccattcactcacacatttacttgTACACCATCTCATTTACTCACCCActtactcattcattcattcattcattcattcattcattcattcattcaccccTAAATCATTTTATTCACTACCTGATTCACccattcatttactcaccaaCTCATTCAGTCACTCATTTACCATCTTAATCATTTATCTCGCCATGAAGATAGTCTCAGTATCTGACATGGCAGTAAATTATAGTGTAACTAACTGACTAACATCATTTATCTCATAAATTCACTCATTTCATTCCCATACATTCACAATCTCattcactcaatcactcaccactcactcactcacccactcactcactcacactcactcactcacttattcactcactcactcaccaccactcactcaccacctcactcactcactcaccactcactcactcaccactcactcactcactcaccactcacccactgactcactcacttattcactcactcactcaccaccactcaccactcactcactcacttattcactcactcaccaccactcactcactcactcaccaccactcaccaccaccaccactcaccactcactcaccaccactcaccaccaccaccaccactcactcactcactcaccactcacttattcactcactcaccaccactcactcactcacccactcactcactcacttattcactcactcactcactccactcactcactccactcacccactcactcactcactcacttattcactcactcacctcactcactcacactcactcaccactcactcactcactcactcacccactcactcactcaccaccactcacccactcactcaccaccactcactcacccactcactcacccactcactcactcactcaccaccaccaccactcactcactcactccaccactcaccactcaccactcactcaccactcactcaccaccactcactcattcactcaccaccactcacccactcaccaccactcaccactcacttattcactcactcactcaccactcactcacttattcactcaccactcactcactcaccaccactcactcaccactcaccaccactcaccactcactcacccactcacccactcacccactcaccaccactcactcaccaccactcactcaccactcaccactcactcactcactcactcactcactcactcaccaccactcaccactcacccactcactcacccactcactcactcacttattcactcacccactcactcactcactcaccaccaccaccactcactcactcactccaccactcaccactcaccactcactcaccactcactcaccaccactcactcattcactcaccaccactcacccactcaccaccactcaccactcacttattcactcactcactcaccactcactcacttattcactcaccactcactcactcaccaccactcactcaccactcaccaccactcaccactcactcacccactcacccactcacccactcaccaccactcactcacccacccactcactcaccactcaccactcactcactcactcactcactcactcactcaccaccactcaccactcacccactcactcacccactcactcactcacttattcactcaccactcactcactcactcacccacccactcactcactcactcactcaccactcactcacttacccactcactcactcacccactcactcacccacccactcactcacttactcacccacccactcaccactcactcaccactcacccactcactcacccatttaCTCACCCAtttactcacccactcactcacccactcactcacccactcactcacccacccactcactcacccactcactcacccactcactcacccacccactcactcactccttattcactcactcacttattcactcacttactcacccactcacttattcactcactcacttattcactcactcacttattcactcacccactcacttattcactcactcacttattcactcactcactcatggTCATGGTTATGATATATTTGAGTTATTATGGTAGTACCTTGTattatactaaaatatatatatatatatatatatatatatatatatatatatatatatatatatatatatatatatatatatatataagtaattCCAGACCAGAGGAGGGTTTATGTAGATTTGAGTTCATGTCGGAAAACCCAAGCACAGCTGTGTGTTGTAATCCAGTATGGAGTGTCCTATCTGGAAAAATCCGGTTAGGCTCATTCACCCTTCGTCAcatatagaggtgtgtgttttcACCGTAGAGGATTCTATGAAGCTGAACATAGCACAGGGTTGTTTATCATGTATTTTTACACGAAGAGGGAGGGagtgaaagagggagggagggagggagtgaaAGAGGGAAGGAGGGCAGGCAGTCGAGTTCTTATTCCACCAAAGAAGGAACTGAATTattcattgtttatttacagtaacaGTGACTCCGCCTTTTCCTTCTGTCTGCTCTTTAACATGCAGCACTTTCCATCCTGCATCATAACAACCTTCATTAACACGTGATCTGATACACGTATTTGCATGTGTCTGTGCTGCAGGGTTCCTCAGAAAGACACTGTGATTTAGGGCTTCATTttcctacaacacacacacacacacacacacacacacacacacacacacacacacacacacacacagcctgcagATTTAatacagttacatttaatacAGTTACTAATttgttacaacacacacacacacacacacacacacacacacacacacacacacatacacacacaccacaaagcTCAGGGATGAATACACTGGAAACACACTAAACATGCTGACATGCTGAGAAAATGATCAATGTCAGCATATTTTTCTGCAGGGGTTTGTCTAAGTTTCTGActtgaacgtgtgtgtgtgtgtgtgtgtgtgtgtgtgtgtgtgtgtgtgtgtgtgcatgcacagaCGCTGCTCTCAGGTTCCTGGCCAGGATTTCCGAGGAACTCGGTTTGCCCATGAAGAAAGTGGAGGTGAAGTGTGTAATGAACTACACAGGCAGTTTATTAGACACAGTAAAATGTGTTACATGAGCTTCAGAAAGCTCTAATGAGAACATCAGACATGGTAAAGCATCAATATGTAGCATGTTAGCACACCTCATCATGGTCCAGGGAGCAGAGGAACTTTCGGTGTCTGGTTTAATCTGCATGAAGGAGTTATATTTAGTgttatacattaaataatacatcTCCGATGTGTGGTAACCCTTCTTTCTCCATGTCTCAGATGTGTCCTGGTAGAGTCATGACCATCCTGACGTGGACAGGCACGAATCCTGCGCTGAAGTCCATCCTTCTAAACTCTCACACCGACGTCGTTCCTGTGTACCAGGTACCGCAAGAACACACAAAGGAACTCAAATGTACCTCACAGTAACTCGGGGGGGAACAGTGCATATGTATGTGGCAGGACTCTCTGAAGTTCCTCTAAAAGTTCCTTGTCTATCTCATCAATCCCATAATCATGCCGTAGCTCTGTATTTCAGATATACTGTTTACTGTAAGACATACACTGACTCCTAGCAGCTGTTTTTACTGTCCACACTTCATCTACATGATCACGAACCTGTTCACACACAAACCTCGTCAGACTCAAAGGTCACACTGTGGTGTCTGCAGTTGAGTAACAAAGGAGCTGCTTGTTATTAAGCATTACTGAGTATTATTACGTTTTTCTAGGCGTTATTAAGTATCATTAGGTATCATTAAGCATTATTAGGTATCTTCagtgctggtttttttttttaatgttgct includes these proteins:
- the abhd14a gene encoding protein ABHD14A; translated protein: MSFLRNRAVVLGLVLLLTVLLYLLLPSSVRQSNTEPSLAVQRTQRLISASPSPINITVRTGQIPSDPPLFFREALPVDSAGRQVLPRLQVVLLHGQAFTSRTWEELGTLSLLAANRYQALALDLPGFGKSPASESVKSEQSRVDLLKHFLEALGVRAPVLISPSMSGHYALPFLQRFNSQLRAFIPIAPVATRTLTQQQYHDIQTPTLIVVGELDTNLGSQSLKNLQHLPHHSVVKLPGARHACYMDKPREFHQALLHFLNTLE